Genomic DNA from Mycobacteroides chelonae CCUG 47445:
ATGCTTACTACGCCAATATGTTTCAACCGTCGTGTTGGGGCGCAGCGGGACATCGCCGTGTTCTGTGAAGTAGTAGCTGTTCGATAATGAGCAGCTGTCTTGCCAAAACACCTGGCGTCCGCGGCGCGAGATCATCTCGGCAAAGAACCGGTCGTTGGCTTCCTGGGTGATCTCGACGCGGGTGTGCCCGGCTGCCCGCGCGTGCTGTAGGCAGCGCAGGATATGGGTCGTTTGAGCTTCGATGAGGGTGAAGTAGGACGCGCCGTTGTACCCATAAGGCCCGAACATCGAGAAGTGGTTGGGGAAACCGGGGACACTCACCCCGTGATAGGCCTGGAATCGGTGCTCGTGCCACCACTGACAGAGCTTGACCCCGTCGCGCCCCCGGACGGTGTAGGTCGGCATCGAGCCTTCGTCAAACACCTTGAATCCCGTGGCCAAGATGAGCACGTCGAGGTCGTGGGCGATGCCGTCTGCAGTGTGCACGCCGTCGGCGCTGACATGGGTGATCGAGTTCGTTTCGAGATGGACATTCTCGCGATTGAACGTGGCGTAGTACTGGTTGTGGAAGCTTGGGCGCTTGCATCCCGGTGCGTACCGGGGGATCAATTTCTCCTGCACCACTGGGTCATTCACCTGGCTACGGATGTACTTGGTGGCCAGGCCCGCCAAGTGCCTACTCCCCGGGATCGATTTGTAGTAATGCCCCGCCACCGGGAAGGTGACTTCGACAAATGCCTGACTGACCATCCGGACGGCTGATTGACACCCCGGTAGGTAGCGCAGAATCCAACGACCCCACCGTGACAAACGAAAGTCCGGCTTCGGCAGACACCAGATCGGTGTGCGTTGGAAGACCGTCAGATGTGCGACATCGGACCCTATCGCGGGGATGATCTGTACCGCTGAGGCACCGGTCCCGATGATACCGACCTTCTTGCCGGACAACGTCTGGGAGTGATCCCAACGCGCGGTGTGCATCGTGATGCCGGCGAAGGTATCCACACCGTCGATGTCCGGCTTCTTCGGGGCGGTCAACACACCGGTTGCGTTGACAACGTAACGCGCGGTCAGCTCCCCGCCCCCATTGATCGAAAGCCGCCAGAGATTCGAGTCCTCGTCGTAGACAGCAGCGATAATCGTGGTGGAGAACCGGGTACTGCGACGCAGGTCGTACTTGTCCGCGCAATACCCTGCGTAGTCTTTGAGCTCTCCGCCCAGTGCATAACTGCGCGACCAGTCCGGCCGCTTCTCGAAAGAGAACTGATAGCTGAACGACGGAATATCCACGGCCACACCCGGGTAGGTGTTCCAGTACCACGTTCCGCCGACATCGGCGCCCGCTTCCACTATCAGGAAGTCACGAAACCCGGCCTGCCGCAGCTTGATCGCGAATCCAATGCCAGATAATCCCGCACCGACGATCACGACCTCATGATCAGGCGATGCCTGTGTGTCAGGGCCTGGGCGTTCGGTCGCAGGTTCCGACCGTGCCAAAACGTCTCGCTGCATTGCGCCTCCGTTGCGGGGTGAATGATTAACATCATCAACATTTTTCGTCGATTTGTCAATCAAATGATGATTTCCGCAGCTTAGACCGCCGCACGAGGCGCTAGCATGTGGGCATGGCACGCAAGAGCACGAAGGGGCGGACCGAGGCCGGCACGGCCGAACGCATTCTGGACGGCGCGTTACGTGCTGCAGAAGAGCACGGAATACGCCACCTGACGATGGACCTCATCGCCAAATACGCCGGCGTTGCGCGCGTGACGATCTACGGTCACTACCCCAACAAAGATGCAATCGTCGCGGCCATCGTGGAGCGCGAACTGTCCAGCATCCTGGCGATGCTGGAGCCGATGACCGAGACCGACACCGAGCCCATGGAGCGGTACGTTGAGATGTTCGTATTCGGATACGAGTGGTTGCGCGATCATGTGCTGCTACAGCGGCTCATTCGCACCGAACCGGAAACGATCCTGCCGTACGCGGCCTACGAAAGCCCCTTCTTGGCAGTTGGAAGACACCACATATCCGGTTGGATGGCAAAGGCATTCGCCGATGCAGGCGGCGAGCACGAGGTAGCCGATTTCGACGACGCAGCCGAACTCGCTGTGCGCATCACGCAATCGCTCGTCCTCAGTCCCGTCTCACGCTACGATCTCTCCGACACCCAGCAGGTGCGCGAGATCGCTTGGAACTGGCTGATTCCCGCAATTTCTCGCGTTGTAGGTGTTGCGCCGGTTCGCTAGGTCAGCTCGCCGATCTCACCGTAGCCGCGGCTCGCTCGAAACACCCGATCAGGTCGAGGCGTGTGATCGTCCACATCCGGTCCACCGCATCCTCATTCGCCGTGAACCTCAGCATCGCAAGCCCTCGCATCGCAGCCAGCGCGGTGACAAACGCACCAGCAGAGCCTTCTGAGAGCGCAAACCTCGGGATGTACCGCGTGGCGATCAGTCGAATGTTCGCATTGAGTTCACGGTCGAAGCGCCGCAGGTGTGTCCGGATGTCTGGGTCGGTCCGTCCTGCCACCCATAGCTCGATGGCGGCGGTAAACAAAGGCCCGCGATGGAATTCCCACAGCCGATCGAGCAGCATTTCGAGGTTGTCGGTGTCGTCGCCAAGCATCGGTGCCAACGAATGCTCGACTTCATCGGTCATTCGCTGCGCCAGATGATCGAGAGACTGGACCAGCAGGTCTGCCTTGGAGACGAAATAGTGCGATTGTGCGCCACGCGATACCCCGGCGAGGCGCACAATCTCATTGGTGGTCAGTCGGGTGTAGCCATCCTTGATCAGTGTCTGAATGGTCGCGTCCATCAACGCCGCCCGCGTGCTGGCCCGCCGCTCGGCCTGGCTCCTCCGGCTAGTTGCTGGTGTGCTCATCGACGCCCTGCCCCTTACCGTCCGCTACCGCAGTAACAAACGTGCCATCCTGTTTCTATTGAGCATACCGCCATTACACTCATGTTGGTATCAACCCGACTACGCAGTCAGAAGCGCAGACGATAAGCATTCCTGCACGTATACATGTTGCACCCGATGAAACACGCAACACGATCGCCGATGTGTTACTTCTGCCCCATCGCCGCCAGCCCGTCCAAAATATAGGAGAGGCCAAAGTCTGGGCCGTAATCCTGCAATGTTCCAGTACTACAGCCCAACTGGCGCAGTCCCATCAGATTGCATATCTCCTTGCCCACCGTCTCATCAAAGATGATCTTGTCGGTCAGTCCGCGTACCCGAATTGAACCGTTGTCCTGATCGATGATGTTGTAGATGTTCTCCATGGCCAGCGGCAACACGTCGATGACTTCTGCGAGGTCGCGTTGATGCTCGGTCATAGACTTGAAAGCTTTGCCTCCATTGAGGATTGATTGTTTAATGTGATCACGGTTTGCTTCGAGAACATCGCCTATTTGTTTGACCACGTCGGTGAGCGTCTTCCCTGTGTTTCCTGTTCCAAGGCTCTCATCGTCGATGATCTCACTGAGCGCGTGGATAGAAGCGGCGAACTCGCGCAGCGTGGCGTCATTCTGCGCAGTCGCATCCATCAACGCATTGATGTTCCTAATGATCGTGGTGAGCTCTGCACTGGTGAGCGCACCGCCATCGCCACTTGGGCGCAACGCTTTTGACAGCTCATCGAGCGCAGCCTTGATCTTCAGCCCGTTGCCGTCGGCAACACCGGCGCCTGCGTTAACGATATCCGCGACTGGCCCCTGGCCCTTGCCGTCGCCGGCAAGCGATACGGACAGTTTGTCGAGAACGCCCACGACGCGATCGAACTCGACAGGTGTTTTTGTCCGGTCCAGACCGATAGTGTCGTGATCGTTGAGGAGCGGACCGCCCCGGTATGGCGGTGTCAGTTCAATCTGCCGGTCGGTCAGGATCGATGTCGACACGGTGACCGCTTGCACATCGACGGGCACCTTCACGTTCTTGTCCACGGTGAACTGCACATCGACGTATCCCCCCTTGGGCGTTATCGTTTCGACTTCCCCGACCGGCATCCCCAATACCGCCACCACTCCGCCCTCGTACAGACCAGAAGCACTGTCAAACTGCGCCGTCACCGTGATGTGATCGCCTTGTCTGGCCACATACAGTAGGGGCGCCATCCCGGCAGCGCACACGGCGACTACGCCGAACCACTTCACGACCCGGATGACTCCACGTCGCGACGCCGCCGAACTACGGCGGGCCGCTCCGACAGCATCCCTGGACTTAGCGGTCATTTCCCAAGCAACCCCTTAGCGATATGAGTTACCTGCACCTCGTTGCTGCCGGCGTAGATCATCAGCGATTTAGCATCGCGAGCAAGCTGTTCCACCCGATACTCGGCCATATAGCCGTTGCCGCCGAAGAGCTGCACGGCTTCCATCGCTACCTCGGTGGCCGCCTGCGAGGAGTACAGCTTGATGGCCGATGCCTCAGCCAGTGAAGGCAGTGACCCGGTCTTGAGCTTCTCCAGTGTTTGGAAGACCATGTTCTGCACATTGATTCGTGCGATCTCCATCGTAGCCAGCTTCAACTGGATCAGTTGGAACTGGCCGATTTCCTTACCCCACAAGGTGCGAGTCTTCGCGTAATCGATACAAAGCCTGTGGCATTCGTTGATGATGCCGAGAGCCATAAGGGCGACCCCGACCCGCTCGCCGGCGAAGTTGGCTCGGGCACTTTCCCGCCCGTCTCCGCCGCTGTGAGTTTCCGACTCCCCAAGGAGTCTGTCAGGGGTCAGCCGAACGTTATCGAAGAAGAGCTCTCCTGTCGGCGACGACATCATGCCCATCTTCTTGAAAGGCAGGCCTTGCGTCAGGCCTGGCATTCCGCTGTCGAGCACGAATGTCAGCACCGGGCGGTCACGTTTGTCGATCTCACGATCACCGTCATCGAGCTTGGCGTAGACGATGATGACATCTGCCGCGGGACCATTGGTTATGAAGGTCTTCTGTCCGCTAAGGATGTAATCCTCACCATCTCGGCGGACAGTTGTCGTCATACCGCCAAACGCATCCGAGCCCGCATTGGGTTCCGTGATGGCCCATGCCGCGATCTTCTCCAGCGTCACAAGCTCCGGCAGCCAGCGCTCCTTTTGAGCGAGGGTTCCGCGGCTCATGATGGTGGCCGCACCAAGCCCGAGGCTCACCCCGATCGTGCTGAGCAGACCAATACTCACACCAGCCAGTTCGGACACCATCACCGCGACCATCGAAGCCTGAGGGCCGATTTCACCGAACCCAGCTGCGCCGCTGTGCGCGCGGTCGTTCTCGCTTTCGCGTCCTGCGTTCTCGGCTCGTCCACGCTGCCGATCGAGCATCGTCTTGACCGCTTCGGCGGCCATGACATCAAGCCCGAACTCGCTGAATAGCTTTCGCGCAAGAGGATAGGGAGAGATCTCCCCGCTTTCCAGCGCATCCAGGTGCGGTCTGATCTCCTTGTTGACGAAACCGCGGGCCGCTTCTTGCATTATCAGATCAGTGTCGGACCAGCCGATCATGAAATTCCTCCGATTACGGGTGACGAGACTGTCTCAGTGAGGCAGACGTACAGCGATATCCTCGATTTGCCAAACTTCATCGGTTTCAATGGTTTCAACGTCATGCCAACCCTGAAGTTGGGAGATGGCGCCGCCCTGCACCGCGTAGACCTGGCCGGTGACCGCGCATTTGTCGGAAGCCAAGTAGGCCACCAGCGGGGAGATGTTGGCCGGGCTAAACAGATCCGGTTCGCCGTCTTCGGGCTCTGCCATCAGTGCGCCCATTCCCGGTGTGGCCAAAGTCAGTCTCGTACGTGCGATGGGTGCGATCGCGTTGACCCGCACGCCGTAACGATCGAGCTCTTCGGCGGCAATCAACGTCAGCGCTGCGATGCCCGCCTTGGCGGCACCGTAATTGGCCTGCCCGGCATTGGGCAGTGTCAGCCCCGAACCGGAGGCGGTGTTGACCACCGCGGCATTCGGCTGGTCGCCGGCCTTGGACCGCGCCTTCCAGTAGTTCGCCGCGTGATGGATCACCGCGAAATGACCCTTGAGGTGTACCGCGAGCACGGCGTCCCACTCGGACTCTGCCATCGCGGGAATGAACGTATCGCGAAGAATACCCGCGTTGTTCACGACGATATCGAGGTGACCGAACTCCGAGACAGCCTGCTCCACGAGCTCCTTGGCGCCCTCCCAGGTGGCGACGTTGCTTGTATTCACAACGGCCGTGCCACCGTTGGCGCGAATGGTCTCGACCACTTCGTGCGCGGGCCCCTCGTCACTTCCTTCGCCACTGTTCGAACCGCCGAGGTCATTCACCACCACCGTGGCGCCCTCATCTGCAAACAGGAGAGCATGCTCACGACCAATTCCGCGACCTGCTCCGGTAATCAGAGCAACGCGGCCATCCAAAACGCCCATCGATTGGGTCTTCCTCTCTTGTGTCTTGATGTCAGTCGGCGATCTCGGCCAGACCGTCTGTAATCACGAAGTCGTCACCACGTGCAGTCTCGAAGGCATAGGTGGTAAAACCGTTGGCGCTGCCCTTTTTCCAGATCCGTGTCTCCAGCGAGTCCCCGGGGAGCACCATCTTGGAGAACCGGACCGCAAGACGGCCTAGCCGCGCGGTGTCGGATCCGGCCAGCTCCGTGAGCAGGGCCCACGATGTAAAGGCCATCGTGCAGAGCCCATGCGCGATGATTCCCGGCAGGCCCGCATCCCTGGCCACCTCCTCATCGAGATGGATGGGCATCGGATCACCCGAGGCGGCCGAGTAGCGGAACGTCTGGTCGAGATCGACCTGTTGAACAACCTTGGCCGCCGGCGATTCATTGCGTAGTGCGTCGACGAACTTGTGCTCGGGACTCAGTTCACCGACTTTCTTCCCCGCGTTGAATCCACGAACGAACGTCGTCACATACTGCTCGTTGACTAGTTCGCCACTCTCGTCGCGGCATTCGAGCTTGATCGCCGCTCGAGTACCGTTTTCGAGCCCCTCGTACCCGATCATCTTTCCGCGGGAGATCAACTTGTCGCCCGGCCGTATCGGCCGATGGAATCGAAAGTCCTGTTCCCCATGAACAACTCGCGGAATCAATTCGACCGGTAGCACGTCCACGGCAGGCATGAGCATTGCTTCGAAGACCGGCACAATCGCAAACACCGGCGGGGCGATATCGCCGCGGAGATGCTCCCGGATGGGGTCGTTGGTTGCGGCCGCATACTCGGCCAAGCGGTCACCAGTAACCTCAAAGCGCTCTTCGTCGGTCCACTGGTTCAGGCCACTGTCGTCGAATACAAGATCGTCAGGCATCTTCGGTGGCCCCGGCTACACCGACGCCAGGGCGTCGAGCTGATCCAGCGTCTTGTCGAGCTGCTTCATGCCGTCCTTTTCGACCGCCTTACCCAATGCGCCCTTGATCAGCGCACCGTTGAAATCGCCGCTGACGGTGAACCTCGATCCGTTGCCTGACGGTTCGATGGTGAACTGGAACTTCGCCTTGACACCTGCCATGCCGGTACCGCTCAACACAAGCGTGTTGGGTGCCTGAACCTCGTCCACAGCCCATTCGATCTTGTTGGCCATGTTGAGCATGACGATCTTGGCCGTTAACCTGGCTCCTGCGGTGAGCTCGGTGGGCGGCTCTTGCAGCCAACGCTCGTGCACGGTAAACCACTTATCCCAGGTCTGCGGATTAGACACTGTGGACCACAATGCTTCTGGGCTTGCGGCGAGTTCGCGGGTTGCTTCAATGTGTCCCATGACGGTTCTCCTTCGTACTTTTGTGGGTGATGTGTTCGGGATTGCGTGCAACGTGCGCGTTAGCGCTCGGCACGTTGATAAGCGGTGACGACAGCCGCGCCACCGAGACCGATGTTGTGCTGCAGGGCGGCCGTCACGTTGTCCACCTGTCGACGATCGGCGGTGCCACGCAGCTGCCAGGTCAGTTCGGCGCACTGGGCTAGTCCAGTCGCCCCCAGCGGATGGCCTTTCGAAATTAGTCCGCCCGAAGGGTTTACAACCCAACGCCCCCCGTAAGTGGTGTCATCGTTGTCGATAAGTTTGGCGGCCTCGCCCTCGGCACACAGACCGAGCGCTTCATAGAGCAGTAGTTCGTTGGCCGAGAAACAGTCGTGCAGCTCAATCACCTGGAAGTCCTCCGGACCCAGGCCCGCCTGCTCATAGACGCTGCGAGCGGCTGCGACATTCATGTGATATCCGATGAGCGCCTTACACGTGCCATCGAATGAATTCTCGTAGTCGGTTGTCATCGCCTGGCCCACAATCTCCACGGCTTGACTTGCGAGACCATGTTTCTCGACAAAGGATTCCGATGCCAAGATCGCAGCACCCGATCCGTCCGAGGTGGGTGAACACTGCAACTTGGTCAGCGGGTCGTACACCATACGCGAGGCAAGGATGTCGTTGAGTGTGTACGCGTCCTGGAACTGTGCGTACGGATTGTTCACTGAGTGCTTGTGATTTTTGTAGCCGATCTTGGCGAAATGCTCGGCGGTACTGCCGTGGTTCTTCATGTGCTCACGGCCTGCCGCCCCGAATAGCCATGGCGCGGGCGGGAACAGCACTTCACTGATTTCGGCGAGCGCCAGAAAGTGCTTCTGCATCGGCTGCTCACGGTCGTCGTAGGAAGCCTCCAACGAGCCCGGCTGCATCTTCTCAAATCCCAGTGCGAGCGAGCAGTCTGCCAACCCACCCCGGATCGATTGCGCTGCAAGGTAAAGCGCGGTCGATCCGGTTGAGCAGTTGTTATTGACGTTGACCACGGGAATACCCGTCATACCGAGCTCGTAGACGGCTCGCTGCCCAGACGTCGACTCCCCGTAGACATATCCGACGTACGCCTGCTCGACGAGGCGGTAATCGATCCCGGCATCGGCGAGCGCCTTGCCACCGGATTCGCGCGCCATATCGGGGTAGTCCCATTCCTCCCGGCTCCCCGGCTTCTCGAACTTCGTCATCCCGACACCAACGACGTAAACCTTGTTTGGCACCGCTGTCCTTCCATCCGAGGTCATCGCGTGATCACGTTGACCTGTTGAATCGGAAACATACAGACTGGTTGGTATGTTGTCAACGATTGATTCAGCTGCGCGATCCTGTTCGCACCAGCTCAGAGGATCTTAAATACCCTTGTATCTGCGCAAAATGGTCTTTCGTGAGGCTCGAGATAGACGGTAGGTCCTGGTTTGACGCATGAAACAAACATTGTTGTTGGTTTTTAATGTGATCGCCTGGCGAGCACGCGGAGTCGAGGAACGCCTCCAGGTTTAGCCTGGGGTATTTCTCACACGGGCCCAGACAAGCACCGGACCAGACTTGGGCGCTTCAGTTTGACGAGATCCCTTGGCGGCAATCGATTGCGTGCACGGCTACCCGGCCGGTGGTAGATAGCGCACGGAAAGCTCCGTCGCCATTCTCGTTGCAGGTGATGTTGCGGTACTTGGCGCTTCGGCTCATGTTGTAGCCGAAGATATCGATGGTGCCGAGTTCCTCGTTGTAGGTGAATCCAACGGGGCTCACCTGGGGTGCGCCGTCGGGCCGGATGGTTGCAAGCCGACCGAGGTCGGCGTCCTTCATGAAGGCGATCTCATCGGTTCTAAATGCCATACCCACGACGCTAATGTCTCAACTCCACTTGAGTTCAAGTCCCGCTTCACCGATAGGTCTCGACGAAGTCGCTGAGCTCGGGAGCGCCGGGTTCCGAGCTCAGACCACACCGCCTCCCTGCTTTATACCCCAACGGGGTATAAAGCAGGGAGGGTGGGCAACCTGACGTGGCTCAAGGCTTCCCGGCCAGACATGCACCCAACATCCGGCCACCTCAAAGAAACTACGCCCTCGCGGGGGCGTGCCCAAATAGAACCAGGAGGGTCGACAGGCGCTTGCCATATACCCCCTACCGGTATAAGGTTCCCCACTATGTCGCCTTTACCTGGACAAAGGAGTCTGACCCCAGGACACGGCGGCCACGTGACTACCCGATGCGACCCGGATCCTCGTTGGGGTGTCACGAGCACCACCCGTGCCCAGTGCCGACCCTTTGGTCGCCGGGCGGAGTGCTTCTTCTGGATCTGGGCTAACTGCGAGAGGTAATCGTGATGTTGTTTTCGATTCTCAAACGGACGTGGCTGGTCCTGGCCGTTGTGATCGTGCTAGCTGTTGCCAGCGCATCGATTTGGCAGGTGCGGGGACGATTCGGCGTGGGTCGCCAGGCATCCACCGCGGTCAATGGAATTGGCTCCGAGGTTGTTCAGTTCAACCCGAAGAACATCACCTACGAGATCTTTGGCGCCGTCGAGCAATCCGGATCGCTCAACTACCTCGATGTGGGAACCCTGCCGAACCGGGTCGATTTCACCGCCCTGCCGTGGTCGCATACGGAGACAACGGTGCAGACCGCAGCAGTCGCCAGCGTCATGGCGCAGACTGACGGCAACTACATTGGCTGCCGCATCAGGGTCAACGACGTGGTTCGCTCCGAACACTCGGTCACTGCCGAACACGCAGCCGTCTCGTGCACGGTGCTGTCCGCATGAGCAACAGTCACGCCAAACGGCCGCTCTTCGCGAAGATCATCCGGAAGCTATCGATACCAATAATCCTGCTATGGGTTGCGGTGGTGATGGCGCTGAATGGGGCCGTCCCACAGATCGAAGAAGTCATCAATCAGCGTGCGGTACCACTGGTTCCCGATGATGCACCGTCATCCGTCGCGATGATGCGAATTGGCGAGGCCTTCAAGGAATCCGACACCAACAGCGTGGCCATGATCGTGTTGGAGAGTGAGAATCCTCTAGGCGACGAAGCGCATCAGTACTACGACACTCTGGTAAGTCGGCTGTCGGAAGACAAAGAGCATGTCCAATACATCATGGACCTGTGGGGGAACCCCACGACCGCGGCCGGAAACCAGAGTGCTGACGGAAAGTCGTCGTATGTTCTCATCCGGCTCGCCGGCAGCGCCGGCGCAGCGCTCGGCAATGAGTCCATAGATTCGGTTCGGAAAACAGTCGACAGTGTCCCTCTCCCCCAAGGGCTGAAGTCACATGTGACCGGTTCAGCACCGCTCGCCACGGACTCACAGCGCAGTGCCGACGCCAGCCTCAATCGGATGATGTTCGCCACGATCGTGATGATCACGGTGATCCTCATTTTCGTGTACCGCTCTATCGCAACCATGCTCATGGTGCTGGCCACGGTCATGATCGAGTTGATGGCAAGCCGAGGAATCGCTGCACTCTTCGGACATGTTGGGATAGCGCAAGTTTCATCATTCACTACCTCGATGCTGGTGTCACTTGTCATCGGTGCGGGTACTGATTACGGCATATTCTTACTGGGCAGATATCAGGAAGCCCGCCAACGCGGCGAGGACAGAGAGACCGCCTACTACACAGCGTTCAGTGGTGTAGCCCATGTGATTCTGGGGTCCGGTCTTGCTATTGCCGGGGCGACATTCTGTCTGAGTTTCACCCGACTCAACTACTTCCGCACCATGGGCATCCCCTGCTCCATGGGTCTGCTCGTTGCCGTGACGGCCGCTCTTACGCTTGGACCCGCGCTGCTGACCGTGGGCAGTCACTTCGGGTGGTTTGATGCGAAGCGGCCCATCAAGACTCGGCGCTGGCGGCGCATCGGCGCCAGCGTGGCCCGTTGGCCCGTGCCGATCCTGATTGCTAGCGCTACCGCCGTGCTCGTTGGTGTGATTACCCTGCCAACGCTGCGGATCAGCTACAACGAGCGCGAACATCAGCCCACGAACACGCTATCCAATGTTGGGTATCAGGCCGCCGATAGACATTTCCCGCAAAGCAAGCTCTCCCCCGAAATGCTCCTGATAGAGGCCGATCACGATCTGCGGAACTCGACAGACATGCTCGCCCTCGACCGGGTAGCCAAGAACATCTTCCGTGTGCCGGGTGTCGCGATGGTGCAGAGCGTCACCCGCCCCCTGGGAACGCCACTGGAACACAGCTCCTTACCGTTCTCCCTCGGGTATATGGGCAGCAAAATCGGCGAGAACATCCAGTTCATCGACGATCGGATGGCCGATATGACAATCATGTCGGACACCCTGACAAACATGATCACGCTTACCCGACGCATGCAGGCCCTCACCAATGAGCAAGCAGCGGCTGCCGCGCTGGGGCACGAATCGTCGAAGTCAATGCGCATCATTGCCGGCGAGATGCGAGATCAACTCGCGAATGTTGATGACTTCTTTCGACCACTGCGAAACTACTTCTATTGGGAGAACCACTGTTTCGACATACCGGTCTGTAGTGCACTCCGGTCGGCCTTCGACCTCTTGGATGGACTCGACAAGATGGTCGACGAGATCGATAACTCAGTGACAACCTCCGGAGTTCTCGCGACAGTACTGCCGCAGATGGCTGACCAATTCGGCGACATGATCGAGAACACATCCCGCATGCAGACATTGCTGCTCACGATGCAGAGCACCTTCCAGGGACTCATGCCTCAGATTTCCGACCTTGGTGGAAACATGCGAGATCTCGGAAGAAGTTTCGATGCGGCGAAGAACGACGACTTCTTCTACCTACCGCCGGAAGCCTTTGACAATCCAGACTTTCAGATCGACCTCAAGTTCTTCGTCTCACCAGATGGAAAAGCGGCGCGGTACATAGTCACTCACCAGGGTGAGGCCATGTCGGAGGAAGGTATAGCGCGCGCTCAAACGATCTACGAAACGGCACGTGAGTCGGTGAAGGGCACCACCCTGGCCGGCGCCAATGTCTACATCGGCGGGGCAGCAACGAACTTCTGGGATATCAAGGACGGCGCGCGGTACGACCTCGCTGTTGCCGCAATAGCAACCCTCGCTTTGATATTCGTCATCATGTTGGTGATAATCCGGAGTTTCGCCGCAGCGATCGTCATCCTCGGTACGGTGGTGTTCTCCTTCGCGGGAGCATTCGGATTGTCCGTTCTGGTTTGGCAGCATCTCCTCGGCAAGGATCTGAACTGGCTGGTTCTGCCGATCTCTTTCATCATCATGGTGGCCGTCGGATCTGACTACAACCTGCTGCTCATCTCCCGCTTGAAAGAGGAAGTCGGCGCGGGAATCAAGACCGGCCTGGTACGCGCCATGGGAAGCACTGGCGGAGTGGTG
This window encodes:
- a CDS encoding flavin-containing monooxygenase, with amino-acid sequence MQRDVLARSEPATERPGPDTQASPDHEVVIVGAGLSGIGFAIKLRQAGFRDFLIVEAGADVGGTWYWNTYPGVAVDIPSFSYQFSFEKRPDWSRSYALGGELKDYAGYCADKYDLRRSTRFSTTIIAAVYDEDSNLWRLSINGGGELTARYVVNATGVLTAPKKPDIDGVDTFAGITMHTARWDHSQTLSGKKVGIIGTGASAVQIIPAIGSDVAHLTVFQRTPIWCLPKPDFRLSRWGRWILRYLPGCQSAVRMVSQAFVEVTFPVAGHYYKSIPGSRHLAGLATKYIRSQVNDPVVQEKLIPRYAPGCKRPSFHNQYYATFNRENVHLETNSITHVSADGVHTADGIAHDLDVLILATGFKVFDEGSMPTYTVRGRDGVKLCQWWHEHRFQAYHGVSVPGFPNHFSMFGPYGYNGASYFTLIEAQTTHILRCLQHARAAGHTRVEITQEANDRFFAEMISRRGRQVFWQDSCSLSNSYYFTEHGDVPLRPNTTVETYWRSKHFDLGDYRFGEPEAALSRRGTSTTQKRAVN
- a CDS encoding TetR/AcrR family transcriptional regulator produces the protein MARKSTKGRTEAGTAERILDGALRAAEEHGIRHLTMDLIAKYAGVARVTIYGHYPNKDAIVAAIVERELSSILAMLEPMTETDTEPMERYVEMFVFGYEWLRDHVLLQRLIRTEPETILPYAAYESPFLAVGRHHISGWMAKAFADAGGEHEVADFDDAAELAVRITQSLVLSPVSRYDLSDTQQVREIAWNWLIPAISRVVGVAPVR
- a CDS encoding TetR/AcrR family transcriptional regulator — encoded protein: MSTPATSRRSQAERRASTRAALMDATIQTLIKDGYTRLTTNEIVRLAGVSRGAQSHYFVSKADLLVQSLDHLAQRMTDEVEHSLAPMLGDDTDNLEMLLDRLWEFHRGPLFTAAIELWVAGRTDPDIRTHLRRFDRELNANIRLIATRYIPRFALSEGSAGAFVTALAAMRGLAMLRFTANEDAVDRMWTITRLDLIGCFERAAATVRSAS
- a CDS encoding MCE family protein, whose product is MTAKSRDAVGAARRSSAASRRGVIRVVKWFGVVAVCAAGMAPLLYVARQGDHITVTAQFDSASGLYEGGVVAVLGMPVGEVETITPKGGYVDVQFTVDKNVKVPVDVQAVTVSTSILTDRQIELTPPYRGGPLLNDHDTIGLDRTKTPVEFDRVVGVLDKLSVSLAGDGKGQGPVADIVNAGAGVADGNGLKIKAALDELSKALRPSGDGGALTSAELTTIIRNINALMDATAQNDATLREFAASIHALSEIIDDESLGTGNTGKTLTDVVKQIGDVLEANRDHIKQSILNGGKAFKSMTEHQRDLAEVIDVLPLAMENIYNIIDQDNGSIRVRGLTDKIIFDETVGKEICNLMGLRQLGCSTGTLQDYGPDFGLSYILDGLAAMGQK
- a CDS encoding acyl-CoA dehydrogenase family protein, whose translation is MIGWSDTDLIMQEAARGFVNKEIRPHLDALESGEISPYPLARKLFSEFGLDVMAAEAVKTMLDRQRGRAENAGRESENDRAHSGAAGFGEIGPQASMVAVMVSELAGVSIGLLSTIGVSLGLGAATIMSRGTLAQKERWLPELVTLEKIAAWAITEPNAGSDAFGGMTTTVRRDGEDYILSGQKTFITNGPAADVIIVYAKLDDGDREIDKRDRPVLTFVLDSGMPGLTQGLPFKKMGMMSSPTGELFFDNVRLTPDRLLGESETHSGGDGRESARANFAGERVGVALMALGIINECHRLCIDYAKTRTLWGKEIGQFQLIQLKLATMEIARINVQNMVFQTLEKLKTGSLPSLAEASAIKLYSSQAATEVAMEAVQLFGGNGYMAEYRVEQLARDAKSLMIYAGSNEVQVTHIAKGLLGK
- a CDS encoding SDR family oxidoreductase; the encoded protein is MGVLDGRVALITGAGRGIGREHALLFADEGATVVVNDLGGSNSGEGSDEGPAHEVVETIRANGGTAVVNTSNVATWEGAKELVEQAVSEFGHLDIVVNNAGILRDTFIPAMAESEWDAVLAVHLKGHFAVIHHAANYWKARSKAGDQPNAAVVNTASGSGLTLPNAGQANYGAAKAGIAALTLIAAEELDRYGVRVNAIAPIARTRLTLATPGMGALMAEPEDGEPDLFSPANISPLVAYLASDKCAVTGQVYAVQGGAISQLQGWHDVETIETDEVWQIEDIAVRLPH
- a CDS encoding MaoC/PaaZ C-terminal domain-containing protein: MPDDLVFDDSGLNQWTDEERFEVTGDRLAEYAAATNDPIREHLRGDIAPPVFAIVPVFEAMLMPAVDVLPVELIPRVVHGEQDFRFHRPIRPGDKLISRGKMIGYEGLENGTRAAIKLECRDESGELVNEQYVTTFVRGFNAGKKVGELSPEHKFVDALRNESPAAKVVQQVDLDQTFRYSAASGDPMPIHLDEEVARDAGLPGIIAHGLCTMAFTSWALLTELAGSDTARLGRLAVRFSKMVLPGDSLETRIWKKGSANGFTTYAFETARGDDFVITDGLAEIAD
- a CDS encoding SRPBCC family protein; the encoded protein is MGHIEATRELAASPEALWSTVSNPQTWDKWFTVHERWLQEPPTELTAGARLTAKIVMLNMANKIEWAVDEVQAPNTLVLSGTGMAGVKAKFQFTIEPSGNGSRFTVSGDFNGALIKGALGKAVEKDGMKQLDKTLDQLDALASV